From Nostoc sp. KVJ3, the proteins below share one genomic window:
- a CDS encoding ATP-binding protein — protein sequence MNYLSDKHKQLSESQQSGLMTWFGQLPMDKKAVAIGLSLTVGISSAAMAWKGESSDRIYFCVRTPQSYLICQDKNNRPFRMTPYYWEQWKQEGMPRQVVRDPAMGVNGLVKATNPYKPFWAFGGFLGFALAGWMLRHCQEEEKQRAVFEDIAQKRDAAKAEMAARSELLESYRDVAIAEVQLQADLDLIANDRTVDITKAEIYAHTEIEVTQMEATDAIFEAQTAGMTEQQKADYIKQLREMKTPYLQGSQTLQGTIDPNDKVTGSEPGAIAPTEKYRWINNTIGYPTLIFGGMGAGKSWTTREIIWKKVQAGWNIVALDPHGTQVEWRGVRLITGYKEIALFMQWYMDEMRQRYEDYRKSGLTEEQWTEWLRNSGKMLSVICEEFTTWTDNIVEPMPDDCEDEKWKPDPDFIGKWFRCAMTESRKQLMIPLFVAHDRTMEILAKAKGLSKLRDAALLEVELIATIDPITTEAKASGKGAIKLPGHGQWIDIELPKLDHKRIDFRLDESRTVNEPPTIDKATLERIYELEFNLGNKAGDTQDEPNKLSPMAQKLYEYLTRTERIEADVREFKGNFKVQGERFSVELIKSWMYEIVGAGLANWIGEGIIKLNQD from the coding sequence ATGAATTATTTAAGTGACAAACATAAACAGTTATCAGAGTCACAACAATCGGGTTTAATGACGTGGTTCGGACAGTTGCCGATGGATAAGAAAGCCGTTGCAATTGGGCTTAGTTTGACTGTGGGCATTAGCTCGGCTGCGATGGCGTGGAAAGGGGAGTCAAGCGACCGCATTTATTTTTGCGTTCGGACTCCCCAAAGCTACCTAATTTGTCAAGACAAGAATAACAGACCTTTTAGGATGACTCCCTACTACTGGGAGCAATGGAAGCAAGAGGGAATGCCACGCCAAGTAGTGCGTGACCCAGCTATGGGCGTTAATGGCTTAGTCAAAGCTACCAACCCATATAAGCCGTTTTGGGCGTTTGGGGGATTCCTGGGGTTTGCCCTAGCTGGGTGGATGTTGCGCCATTGCCAAGAGGAGGAGAAGCAGAGGGCAGTTTTTGAAGACATCGCCCAAAAACGGGATGCTGCAAAGGCAGAGATGGCCGCACGTTCCGAGCTACTAGAAAGTTACAGGGACGTTGCGATCGCAGAAGTTCAGTTACAAGCCGACTTGGATCTAATCGCTAACGATCGCACTGTTGACATCACCAAAGCTGAGATTTACGCCCACACTGAGATTGAAGTCACCCAAATGGAGGCAACTGACGCTATTTTTGAGGCGCAAACGGCGGGGATGACCGAGCAACAGAAAGCAGATTACATTAAGCAGTTGCGTGAGATGAAAACCCCTTATCTCCAAGGGAGTCAGACTCTACAGGGGACGATTGACCCCAACGACAAGGTTACTGGATCTGAGCCTGGAGCGATCGCTCCTACTGAGAAATATCGCTGGATCAACAACACCATCGGCTACCCCACTTTAATCTTTGGTGGCATGGGTGCAGGTAAGTCGTGGACTACTAGAGAAATTATTTGGAAGAAAGTACAAGCCGGATGGAACATCGTAGCGCTTGACCCGCACGGCACACAGGTCGAGTGGCGAGGTGTGAGGCTGATTACTGGCTACAAAGAAATAGCTCTCTTCATGCAATGGTACATGGATGAAATGCGCCAGCGCTATGAAGATTACCGCAAGAGTGGATTAACAGAGGAGCAATGGACAGAATGGTTAAGAAATAGCGGCAAGATGCTATCAGTTATCTGTGAAGAATTTACGACATGGACAGATAACATTGTTGAGCCAATGCCAGACGATTGTGAGGATGAAAAATGGAAGCCCGACCCTGATTTTATTGGTAAATGGTTTCGCTGTGCCATGACCGAATCTCGCAAACAATTAATGATTCCTTTGTTCGTAGCTCACGACCGCACAATGGAGATTTTAGCCAAAGCCAAAGGGTTATCAAAACTTCGAGATGCGGCACTGTTAGAAGTAGAACTAATCGCAACTATTGACCCAATCACCACAGAAGCTAAAGCTAGTGGTAAAGGAGCAATTAAATTACCTGGGCATGGGCAATGGATTGATATTGAATTGCCTAAGCTCGACCACAAGCGAATTGATTTTCGGCTTGATGAATCTAGAACAGTTAATGAACCGCCAACCATCGATAAAGCTACTTTAGAGCGCATTTATGAACTGGAATTCAATCTTGGTAACAAAGCAGGTGACACCCAAGATGAACCGAATAAATTATCACCAATGGCGCAAAAGCTGTATGAATATCTCACCAGAACTGAACGAATTGAAGCTGATGTAAGAGAGTTCAAGGGGAACTTTAAAGTACAGGGTGAAAGATTCTCTGTAGAGCTTATTAAGTCTTGGATGTACGAGATTGTTGGGGCAGGGTTAGCCAATTGGATTGGTGAAGGAATCATCAAGTTAAACCAAGATTAA
- a CDS encoding tyrosine-type recombinase/integrase, protein MKINRFGRAEILTPDQINLLFNEGFVNPRDRALFGVCLYAACRINEACTLAVKDVFGSNGVRGVLVLRSVNTKGKRDTREIQVHPKLKQYLEEYNPNRRKEFLFPGRHGLLHIHKVSADKILRDTCVRLGIEGVSTHSFRRTALTRMSDAGIPLRHIQEISGHRTLAALERYLGVTEKQKQNAISALDF, encoded by the coding sequence ATGAAAATAAACAGATTCGGTAGGGCAGAAATCCTTACCCCCGACCAAATCAATCTCCTATTTAACGAGGGCTTTGTCAACCCACGCGATCGCGCTTTGTTCGGCGTGTGCCTTTATGCTGCTTGCCGGATCAACGAAGCTTGCACGTTGGCAGTGAAAGATGTGTTTGGCAGCAACGGTGTCAGAGGGGTGTTAGTATTACGCAGCGTGAACACCAAAGGTAAGCGGGACACTAGGGAAATCCAAGTGCATCCCAAGCTCAAGCAGTATTTAGAAGAGTACAACCCCAACCGCCGCAAGGAGTTTTTGTTTCCTGGTCGGCATGGACTCTTACATATCCACAAGGTCAGCGCTGACAAAATCCTCAGAGATACCTGTGTGCGGCTGGGGATTGAGGGGGTGAGTACGCACAGCTTCCGCAGGACTGCGTTAACCAGGATGAGCGATGCCGGGATACCGTTGCGCCACATACAGGAGATATCGGGACATCGGACTTTGGCAGCTTTGGAGCGATATCTGGGGGTAACTGAGAAGCAGAAGCAAAACGCGATCTCTGCTTTGGACTTTTGA
- a CDS encoding tyrosine-type recombinase/integrase: MNVSAHWFRHSHATHAIEEGVPVHLVQATLGHTSLDTTSKYLHVSPDRSSGEVLVKRWS, encoded by the coding sequence ATGAATGTTTCAGCGCACTGGTTTAGGCACAGTCACGCTACTCACGCAATAGAAGAAGGTGTTCCAGTGCATTTGGTTCAGGCTACTCTTGGGCATACAAGTTTGGATACCACGAGTAAATATCTGCACGTTAGCCCTGATAGGAGTTCTGGGGAGGTTTTAGTTAAGCGATGGTCTTAG
- a CDS encoding effector-associated domain EAD1-containing protein, translated as MTFSGQQRRQLKEALISAFPTRSSLEQMLSLELEKNLEAIAGGSNLQDIVFRLIQMAEAEGWLNDLIHAAQNYNPGNQALRDFTEAYITSNSDSLTADYSVTVRLRELLSNLVNKLIAIPAADSFQGRTAFLLNIQNSDSLNRSNVNARTDISLIVQQLRERGNQFSAEHPLYILIDNAFQYANGYGLGEDLVSLRDQINVAFEELYNDEH; from the coding sequence ATGACGTTTAGCGGACAACAGCGCAGACAATTGAAAGAAGCACTAATAAGTGCATTTCCTACAAGATCAAGTTTAGAGCAAATGCTCTCTTTGGAGTTAGAAAAGAATCTAGAAGCGATTGCTGGTGGTAGTAATTTACAAGATATTGTTTTTAGATTGATTCAAATGGCTGAGGCTGAAGGATGGCTAAACGATTTGATTCACGCTGCTCAAAATTACAACCCAGGCAATCAAGCACTTCGAGACTTTACTGAAGCTTACATAACATCTAATTCTGACTCTTTAACAGCCGATTATTCAGTTACTGTGAGGTTGCGCGAACTTCTCTCGAATCTTGTAAACAAGTTGATTGCAATTCCTGCTGCCGATTCTTTTCAGGGTCGAACTGCATTTTTGTTAAATATTCAAAATTCAGATAGTTTGAATCGAAGCAATGTCAATGCTAGGACTGATATTTCCTTAATTGTTCAACAATTGCGAGAACGGGGCAATCAATTTTCAGCAGAACACCCTCTATACATTCTTATAGATAATGCTTTTCAATATGCCAATGGTTATGGTCTTGGTGAAGATTTAGTATCTTTGCGTGATCAAATAAATGTAGCATTTGAGGAGTTGTATAATGACGAGCATTAA
- a CDS encoding trypsin-like serine peptidase yields MTSINKQLDRNIQQQFIDALLQLSVTDTFSGRSSLLEGLPRIDITRSQEISRLDLNHIISGFVRLGRDTKTGVRPLIVIADNAMKYIQGWQGELSSTFKEIIQELELYYGGEIPAPSVPPLEPEKLLFKGRDERVPFVFVQKALETSKSICRLRVPRIFGGNAKDDTFGTAWIIAPGILITNHHVIEARDRSYESPATPEDFQLQAENLTAWFDFLSESGSYLACQNAELLASNQKLDYAIVRLKESEKIADRKPLCLVEKQPELERGYRLNIIQHPRGGPLIYAIRNNFYIGTGANKDFLRYLTDTEGGSSGSPVLNDYWKVIGLHHAATCVPQEYYANLPQERYQTLPQETVKGEVITFHNEGIAIHAVLNDLSPELRHEIKLAQDWE; encoded by the coding sequence ATGACGAGCATTAACAAGCAGTTAGACCGTAATATCCAGCAACAATTTATTGATGCATTGCTACAATTATCCGTCACTGATACTTTTAGTGGAAGAAGTAGTCTGTTAGAAGGACTACCACGGATTGATATAACCCGCTCTCAAGAAATTAGCCGTCTTGATTTAAATCACATCATTAGTGGATTTGTGCGGCTGGGAAGAGATACAAAAACTGGGGTTAGACCTCTGATCGTTATCGCCGACAACGCAATGAAATATATTCAAGGCTGGCAAGGAGAATTAAGCAGCACTTTTAAAGAAATTATTCAAGAACTAGAACTGTACTATGGTGGCGAGATACCAGCACCATCTGTCCCACCTCTCGAACCTGAAAAACTTCTTTTTAAAGGACGTGATGAACGCGTACCTTTCGTCTTTGTACAAAAGGCATTAGAAACTAGCAAAAGTATATGTCGATTAAGAGTTCCACGTATTTTTGGCGGTAATGCTAAAGATGATACTTTTGGTACGGCTTGGATTATTGCACCAGGTATATTAATTACAAATCACCATGTTATAGAGGCACGAGATAGAAGCTACGAGTCTCCTGCAACTCCAGAGGATTTCCAACTGCAAGCTGAGAATTTGACTGCCTGGTTTGATTTCTTGAGTGAAAGTGGTTCATATCTAGCCTGTCAGAATGCTGAACTATTAGCAAGCAATCAAAAGCTTGATTACGCCATTGTACGATTGAAAGAGTCAGAAAAAATTGCAGATCGTAAACCACTATGTCTGGTTGAGAAACAACCTGAATTGGAACGCGGATACCGCTTAAACATTATTCAGCACCCTCGTGGTGGTCCACTTATTTATGCCATCCGTAATAACTTCTATATAGGAACTGGTGCTAATAAAGATTTTTTACGTTACTTGACAGATACTGAAGGCGGTTCTTCTGGTTCTCCCGTACTTAATGATTATTGGAAAGTTATCGGATTGCACCACGCTGCAACATGTGTACCACAAGAATATTATGCAAATTTACCCCAAGAGAGATATCAGACTTTACCACAAGAAACGGTGAAAGGTGAGGTAATAACCTTTCACAATGAAGGTATTGCAATACACGCAGTTCTAAATGATTTATCGCCAGAATTACGACATGAAATTAAGTTAGCCCAGGATTGGGAGTAA
- a CDS encoding GUN4 domain-containing protein: MHLSGEQRIELREGLINAFPQNGLLTQMVSEQLNRNLSQIAAVDKDLGTVIFELIEAANSQGWVEALIRAARKANPGNPCLKAIAQKLLPQDLPPSEVPSDSSSNLLSALSIQQQKIFILVAVSDELLFNEELKEIELAIQGEDKQTFFDIIIKNNVHSLNVFDDAIKEERPQIVHICGWGNQDGSFFFTDDQGKDEPISPTRLAQLFERHSDYVKCVLIYSSYSFKAAKLISEYINYVIGMKQSIDIKESNDKKPINAERIFVKNFYKYLTSQRANQEDVIYKAFDEGCYKTNMELSQKVSIAVLKIKTQREYYQDLIENFQSYQTEGLSQDYALELPKVFVPLKIQFNHAKNTHHEMIWLETNGANDHNKGEDEIWHFLAQSYDKQARGCIVLLGGPGAGKSTLLKHLTLIYANEAQQNYHNQALELIPVLLLIRKVYQTIVQNKNTSLAELIAEQVINKQVLQWLSQELNQEKNNKCLIMLDGLDEVADESQRKQMSAWIDKQIQKYRNATFILTSRPGGYEKAKLNKVDIVLEVQQLKPEQVRRFISQWYLEVKKKTKKSCVQMSAIKEEAQKQSEDLIKRIRKSSPLAAMAVNPLLLTMICKLHDELNLKEKTLPEKRVELYREMCEVLLGKRLEAKELIDQDHPLDTLTDKDKQSVLQVLALKLMEQQKTEFALADGTFWIQKQLKTVVGNKVNAEEFIKYICNINGFLVEKELKTYQFPHLSVQEYLAAVRVSELKQEDLLIANINKSWWAETIRLYAAQNNATQLIRAVMEMNSPSLDVWVLAYDCLEECLVVDSNVKKELINRLEDGLESTDPETFHFAAKVRLIRRLRNFIRIDQESEIDDSYITCAEYQLFLDETGEPCKPQHWESSRFPEGDANETITGISWKHANRFCVWLGKWYRTSYGNQLSEIAVHYKSSKEEINSGISLVKFQLSSIYSQLADYLWNEEWQKANEETADLMNKRVGGKFLNEEKIFKFPCEDLRIIDQLWVYASKGHFGFSVQKKIYKNLDGTEQVWSEFCDRIGWRQGGEYLSYEKVWPIVTNQGLLPIVINFGVFGSRTTWRDFDNKSYISLVQKLVKKLDGCNI; encoded by the coding sequence ATGCATTTATCTGGTGAACAACGCATAGAATTACGAGAAGGTTTAATTAATGCTTTTCCTCAAAACGGATTATTAACTCAGATGGTATCTGAACAATTAAATAGAAATCTTTCACAAATAGCAGCAGTAGACAAAGATTTAGGAACTGTTATCTTTGAGTTAATTGAAGCAGCAAATTCTCAGGGATGGGTTGAAGCTTTAATTCGTGCTGCACGTAAAGCCAACCCTGGAAACCCTTGCTTAAAGGCTATTGCTCAAAAATTGCTGCCACAAGATTTGCCGCCATCGGAAGTACCTTCGGATTCGTCATCAAATCTTCTCTCAGCACTAAGTATTCAGCAGCAGAAAATCTTCATTTTGGTAGCCGTTTCCGATGAATTACTTTTTAATGAAGAACTTAAGGAAATAGAGTTAGCTATTCAAGGAGAAGATAAACAAACTTTTTTTGATATTATTATAAAAAATAATGTACATTCTCTAAATGTTTTTGATGATGCAATCAAAGAAGAACGCCCTCAAATTGTTCATATTTGTGGATGGGGAAATCAGGATGGCTCTTTCTTTTTTACGGATGATCAAGGAAAGGACGAACCTATCTCACCAACAAGGTTAGCACAATTATTTGAGAGGCATAGCGATTATGTTAAGTGTGTGCTTATTTATTCAAGCTATTCATTTAAAGCAGCTAAGTTAATTAGCGAATACATTAATTATGTAATTGGTATGAAACAATCGATAGATATAAAAGAATCAAATGATAAAAAACCTATAAATGCCGAGAGGATATTTGTTAAAAACTTTTATAAATATTTAACTTCTCAACGAGCAAATCAGGAAGATGTTATTTATAAAGCTTTTGATGAAGGTTGTTATAAAACAAACATGGAACTCTCTCAAAAAGTTTCGATAGCAGTATTAAAAATAAAAACTCAAAGAGAATATTACCAAGATTTAATTGAGAACTTTCAAAGCTATCAAACAGAAGGATTAAGCCAAGATTATGCCTTGGAATTACCAAAGGTATTTGTGCCACTTAAGATACAATTCAATCATGCCAAGAATACACACCATGAAATGATTTGGCTAGAGACTAATGGAGCAAATGATCATAATAAGGGAGAAGACGAAATTTGGCATTTTTTAGCACAATCATATGATAAGCAGGCGAGGGGGTGTATAGTGCTGCTGGGTGGACCAGGAGCGGGTAAAAGTACTCTTTTGAAACATTTAACTCTCATTTATGCAAATGAAGCACAACAAAACTACCATAATCAAGCTCTAGAACTAATTCCAGTATTGTTGCTTATAAGAAAGGTGTATCAAACAATAGTTCAGAATAAGAATACATCTTTAGCAGAATTGATAGCCGAACAAGTAATAAATAAACAAGTGTTGCAATGGTTGTCGCAAGAATTAAATCAAGAGAAAAATAATAAATGTTTAATAATGCTAGATGGCTTAGATGAAGTAGCAGATGAAAGTCAGCGTAAGCAAATGAGTGCTTGGATTGATAAACAAATACAAAAATATCGTAACGCTACTTTTATCCTAACATCTAGACCAGGAGGCTATGAAAAGGCAAAATTAAATAAGGTTGACATAGTTTTAGAAGTCCAACAATTAAAACCGGAGCAAGTTCGTAGATTTATTAGTCAATGGTATTTGGAAGTAAAGAAGAAGACAAAAAAATCGTGCGTTCAGATGTCAGCAATAAAGGAAGAAGCTCAAAAACAATCTGAAGATTTGATAAAACGGATTAGAAAAAGTTCTCCATTAGCAGCAATGGCTGTGAATCCATTGCTATTAACAATGATTTGTAAGCTTCATGATGAATTAAATCTTAAAGAGAAGACTTTGCCCGAAAAACGAGTTGAGCTTTATAGGGAGATGTGTGAGGTTTTACTAGGAAAGCGGCTGGAAGCAAAGGAGCTTATCGATCAAGATCATCCTCTCGATACGTTAACAGATAAAGACAAGCAATCTGTCCTGCAAGTACTAGCACTAAAATTAATGGAGCAGCAAAAGACTGAGTTTGCTCTGGCAGATGGAACTTTTTGGATACAAAAACAGTTGAAGACTGTAGTTGGCAATAAGGTCAATGCAGAAGAGTTTATTAAGTATATTTGTAATATCAATGGGTTTTTAGTAGAAAAAGAGTTAAAAACTTATCAATTTCCTCACTTAAGTGTTCAGGAATATTTAGCAGCAGTTCGGGTTAGCGAATTGAAGCAAGAGGATTTATTAATTGCAAATATTAATAAATCTTGGTGGGCAGAAACAATTCGCCTCTATGCTGCCCAAAACAATGCTACTCAACTGATTCGTGCAGTGATGGAGATGAATTCTCCATCACTTGATGTTTGGGTATTGGCTTATGATTGTCTAGAAGAGTGTTTAGTAGTAGATTCCAATGTAAAGAAAGAACTAATAAATAGACTAGAAGATGGATTAGAATCAACTGACCCAGAAACTTTCCATTTTGCAGCTAAAGTAAGATTAATACGGCGTTTGAGAAATTTTATAAGAATTGATCAAGAATCAGAAATTGATGATAGCTACATTACTTGTGCTGAATATCAACTGTTTCTTGATGAAACAGGAGAGCCTTGTAAACCCCAACACTGGGAAAGCAGCAGATTTCCTGAAGGAGATGCTAATGAAACGATTACTGGGATAAGTTGGAAACATGCAAATCGGTTTTGTGTGTGGTTAGGAAAATGGTATCGAACAAGTTACGGTAATCAGCTAAGTGAGATAGCGGTTCATTATAAATCATCTAAAGAAGAAATAAATAGCGGAATTAGTCTAGTTAAGTTTCAATTATCATCTATATACAGTCAACTTGCTGATTATTTATGGAATGAAGAATGGCAAAAGGCTAATGAGGAAACAGCAGATTTAATGAACAAGAGGGTGGGTGGAAAATTTTTAAATGAAGAAAAGATTTTTAAGTTTCCGTGTGAAGACCTCCGCATCATCGACCAACTTTGGGTATATGCCAGCAAGGGTCATTTTGGTTTTAGCGTTCAGAAGAAGATTTACAAAAATTTAGATGGAACAGAACAAGTCTGGAGCGAATTTTGTGATCGCATTGGCTGGCGACAAGGAGGAGAGTATTTGTCTTATGAAAAAGTGTGGCCGATAGTTACGAATCAGGGTTTGCTTCCGATTGTTATAAATTTTGGTGTTTTTGGGAGTAGAACAACTTGGAGAGATTTTGATAATAAATCGTACATTTCTCTTGTGCAAAAACTTGTTAAAAAACTTGATGGCTGTAACATATAG
- a CDS encoding ParA family protein yields MSTSDPPCRIIALFNQAGGVAKSTLTQNLGYHLARRKHRVLLIDIDPQASLTKFMGLVPSQLQKTVADAIIDEQPLPIHEGIHGMDLVPASRVLSGAEMQLVSAAMRELRLKEAVESVLNEYDFILIDCPPSLGLLSYIALVAATHVLVPVETHLKAFEGTDELLQTITHVKNKANRKIQIAGFIPTRYAQQNSADKRALAAIQEQLSAWGRIFPPIPRATAFVDASEERAPLAVFDPKHPVVTILEEIALALEAL; encoded by the coding sequence GTGTCAACTTCTGACCCTCCATGCCGCATTATTGCCCTGTTTAACCAGGCGGGTGGTGTCGCCAAATCGACACTGACCCAAAATTTGGGATACCACCTAGCACGACGAAAACATCGCGTTCTCCTCATCGACATAGACCCCCAAGCGTCCTTGACCAAATTCATGGGGTTAGTGCCATCTCAGTTACAAAAAACCGTTGCTGATGCCATTATCGATGAGCAGCCCTTACCGATTCATGAGGGCATTCACGGCATGGACTTGGTTCCAGCAAGCCGAGTCCTAAGTGGAGCAGAAATGCAGTTAGTCAGTGCTGCGATGCGCGAGTTGCGCCTTAAGGAAGCCGTTGAATCTGTTCTAAATGAATACGACTTCATTCTTATAGATTGTCCCCCCAGCTTAGGATTGCTTTCCTATATCGCCTTAGTCGCGGCCACACACGTACTCGTTCCCGTGGAAACCCATCTCAAAGCCTTTGAGGGAACAGACGAACTCTTACAAACTATCACCCACGTAAAAAATAAAGCCAACCGCAAAATCCAAATAGCCGGGTTTATTCCCACGCGGTATGCTCAACAGAACTCAGCCGATAAACGAGCATTGGCTGCCATCCAAGAACAACTTTCAGCTTGGGGTCGTATTTTCCCACCCATCCCCAGAGCTACCGCTTTTGTCGATGCGTCAGAAGAACGTGCGCCCCTAGCAGTATTTGACCCGAAACATCCTGTAGTCACTATTCTTGAAGAAATCGCTTTAGCTTTGGAGGCTTTATGA
- a CDS encoding ParB/RepB/Spo0J family partition protein has product MIRRKQTDKPFGGQITTPPPAPWLSSPDGELPYATETTIKLSDIVLPQHQPRRYFDPQALKELVESVKQHGILQPLLVRPLGGGKYELVAGERRYRAGLEAELEVVPVVVRELSDDQAFQLALIENLQREDLNPVEETEGILHLLAIRLHCDVEAVKSLLYRMKNAHSKGEQQSKDSLNESRKNVFPNPDNPQSLDNVSDQLAEKNESRKNVFPNPDNPQSLDNVSDQLADETESSKNVSPNLDEEQSNTVQQVFESLGLMNWLSFITTRLPLLNLPEEILIALREGKLEYTKAQVLARVRNNEIRKKLLSEAIANDWSLSQIKEKITAWTDVELTPDSKASNQIPDRLQNITQRIKKRQLWKEKDKQKQLVNLLNKLEALLGDE; this is encoded by the coding sequence ATGATCCGACGCAAACAAACAGACAAACCCTTTGGGGGTCAAATTACAACTCCACCCCCTGCACCTTGGTTATCTTCCCCAGATGGCGAGTTGCCTTATGCTACTGAAACTACTATCAAACTCTCAGATATAGTTCTGCCTCAACACCAGCCCAGACGATACTTTGACCCACAAGCATTAAAAGAATTAGTTGAGTCAGTCAAGCAGCATGGCATTCTCCAACCTCTGTTAGTGCGTCCACTAGGTGGAGGGAAATATGAATTAGTAGCAGGAGAAAGACGTTATCGGGCAGGACTTGAAGCAGAACTGGAAGTTGTGCCTGTGGTTGTGCGTGAGCTATCTGATGACCAAGCGTTTCAGTTGGCTTTGATTGAAAACCTGCAACGAGAAGACCTTAACCCTGTTGAAGAAACTGAAGGCATCTTGCACCTGTTGGCAATCCGGCTGCATTGCGATGTAGAAGCCGTCAAATCCTTGCTGTATCGAATGAAAAACGCTCACAGCAAGGGGGAACAGCAGTCAAAAGACTCATTAAATGAATCTAGGAAAAACGTTTTTCCTAACCCCGATAATCCACAATCTCTTGACAACGTTTCTGACCAGTTAGCCGAGAAAAATGAATCTAGGAAAAACGTTTTTCCTAACCCCGATAATCCACAATCTCTTGACAACGTTTCTGACCAGTTAGCCGATGAAACTGAATCTAGTAAAAACGTTTCTCCTAACCTAGATGAAGAACAATCAAACACGGTACAACAGGTGTTTGAGAGTCTGGGACTCATGAATTGGCTATCGTTTATTACCACACGCTTACCTTTGCTCAATCTGCCCGAAGAAATTTTAATAGCACTGCGAGAAGGGAAACTGGAATACACCAAAGCACAAGTCTTGGCGCGGGTAAGAAATAATGAAATCCGAAAAAAACTTTTGTCCGAAGCGATCGCTAACGATTGGTCTTTAAGCCAAATCAAAGAAAAAATCACAGCCTGGACGGATGTAGAACTTACGCCCGACTCGAAAGCATCTAACCAAATACCAGACCGCCTCCAAAATATCACCCAGCGCATTAAAAAGCGTCAGTTATGGAAAGAAAAAGACAAGCAAAAGCAGCTAGTAAACCTTTTAAACAAGCTCGAAGCCTTACTAGGGGATGAGTGA